One region of Grus americana isolate bGruAme1 chromosome 20, bGruAme1.mat, whole genome shotgun sequence genomic DNA includes:
- the SAPCD2 gene encoding suppressor APC domain-containing protein 2 — protein sequence MAPERGGRSFPAGTEGLPRVFLQSLRTLFDILDDRRRGYVHLREIESRWRGAEARELPAGVMEGLRRAAPASGYLTFERFVLGLRAALPGADPPLESGGGRRSAEKPPSPRCAEERRGKSRGQREPGHSQPRGPGGDAKAAGQSQGDGSHPGSGDPKRHQRGRAEHRRHTITNGVDFSILKHMKELEQEKDFLLQGLELVERAREWYHQHIQFMQERQRLLGKNKTNADFLAESSQSQLGLLVPKLQEVNRCLGDLLSTASKPANPTSALSKLVPVASPASAGSQQAINMLKEQNRLLTKEVTDKSERITQLEQEKSALIKQLFEAHARNNHETNQLDSTFI from the exons ATGGCCCCGGAGCGCGGCGGCCGGTCGTTCCCCGCCGGTACCGAGGGTCTTCCGAGGGTCTTCCTGCAGAGCCTGCGGACCCTCTTCGATATCCTGGATGACCGGCGGCGGGGCTACGTGCACTTACGGGAGATTGAGTCCCGCTGGCGGGGGGCGGAAGCCCGGGAGCTGCCCGCCGGGGTGATGGAGGGGCTGCGGCGGGCGGCACCGGCCAGCGGGTACCTCACCTTCGAGCGGTTCGTCCTGGGGCTGCGCGCCGCCCTGCCCGGTGCTGACCCCCCGCTGGagagcggcggcgggcggcggagCGCGGAGAAGCCGCCGAGCCCGCGCTGTGCCGAGGAGCGGCGCGGGAAGAGCCGCGGGCAGCGGGAGCCGGGGCACAGCCAGCCCCGCGGCCCAG GTGGTGATGCTAAGGCTGCGGGGCAGTCCCAGGGAGATGGCAGCCATCCAGGGTCTGGAGACCCTAAGAGGCATCAGAGGGGACGTGCGGAACACCGGAGACACACCATCACCAATGGCGTAGACTTCAGCATA CTGAAGCACATGAAGGAGCTGGAACAGGAGAAGGATTTCCTGCTGCAGGGTCTGGAGCTGGTAGAGCGCGCCCGGGAGTGGTACCACCAGCACATCCAGTTCATGCAGGAGCGCCAGAGACTCCTGGGGAAGAACAAAACCAATGCT GACTTCCTTGCTGAGAGCAGCCAGAGCCAGCTGGGGCTCCTGGTCCCCAAGCTGCAGGAGGTGAACCGCTGCCTGGGTGACCTCCTTTCCACTGCCAGCAAG CCAGCGAACCCCACCTCAGCTCTGAGCAAGCTGGTTCCTGTGGCGTCCCCAGCCTCCGCAGGCTCCCAGCAAGCCATCAACATGCTGAAAGAGCAAAACCGGCTTCTCACCAAG GAGGTGACCGACAAGAGTGAACGCATCACCCAGTTGGAGCAGGAGAAATCTGCCCTGATCAAGCAGCTCTTTGAGGCTCATGCCCGTAATAACCATGAAACGAACCAGCTGGACTCCACCTTCATCTAg